In one Kineococcus rhizosphaerae genomic region, the following are encoded:
- a CDS encoding MFS transporter, protein MSQRSDTAPGTATSTAPDARPQILKQPVAVWAVAFAAVVSFMGIGLVDPILPAIAGQLGATKAQTLLLFTSYLGITGLAMLLTGWVSSRVGAKRTLMAGLVLIVVFAALAGSSHSIAQIVGFRAGWGLGNSLFIATALATIVGAASGGMANAIILYEAALGLGIATGPLLGGLLGEVSWRGPFFGTAVLMAVAFIAIVTMLPATPKPAVRASIKDPVRALRHPGLRTVAAMAFLYNFGFFTLLAYTPFALEISSPIKLGLVFFGWGVCLAVASVALAPRLQRRFGTVPVVSAMLALFALVLLVEAVFVETKPVLVVGTIVAGVFLGVNNTIVTELVMEVSPVQRSTASAAYSFVRFIGGAIAAWAAGELGEVFTDWSPFVLGALGVLVGLLVLTAGRRHLVVVHGEPAPHSPAEAQAVTAGDA, encoded by the coding sequence GTGTCGCAACGCTCTGACACCGCCCCTGGCACCGCCACCAGCACCGCCCCCGATGCGAGGCCGCAGATCCTGAAGCAGCCCGTCGCCGTCTGGGCCGTCGCCTTCGCCGCCGTCGTGTCCTTCATGGGCATCGGCCTCGTCGACCCCATCCTGCCCGCCATCGCCGGCCAGCTCGGCGCGACCAAGGCCCAGACGCTCCTGCTGTTCACGTCCTACCTCGGCATCACGGGCCTGGCGATGCTGCTCACCGGCTGGGTGTCCAGCCGCGTCGGCGCCAAGAGGACGCTGATGGCCGGGCTCGTGCTCATCGTCGTGTTCGCCGCGCTCGCCGGCTCGTCGCACTCCATCGCGCAGATCGTCGGCTTCCGCGCCGGCTGGGGCCTGGGCAACTCGCTGTTCATCGCCACGGCCCTGGCGACGATCGTCGGCGCCGCCAGCGGCGGCATGGCCAACGCGATCATCCTCTACGAGGCCGCCCTCGGCCTCGGCATCGCCACCGGCCCCCTGCTCGGCGGCCTGCTCGGCGAGGTCTCCTGGCGCGGGCCGTTCTTCGGGACCGCCGTGCTCATGGCGGTCGCGTTCATCGCCATCGTGACGATGCTGCCCGCCACCCCGAAGCCCGCCGTCCGCGCCTCGATCAAGGACCCGGTCCGCGCGCTGCGCCACCCCGGCCTGCGGACCGTCGCGGCCATGGCGTTCCTCTACAACTTCGGGTTCTTCACCCTGCTGGCCTACACGCCGTTCGCGCTGGAGATCTCCTCCCCCATCAAGCTCGGGCTCGTGTTCTTCGGCTGGGGCGTCTGCCTCGCCGTCGCCTCCGTCGCCCTGGCCCCGCGGCTGCAGCGCCGGTTCGGCACGGTCCCGGTCGTCTCGGCGATGCTGGCGCTGTTCGCGCTCGTCCTGCTCGTCGAGGCCGTGTTCGTGGAGACCAAGCCGGTGCTCGTCGTCGGGACGATCGTCGCCGGGGTCTTCCTGGGCGTGAACAACACCATCGTCACCGAACTCGTCATGGAGGTCTCCCCCGTCCAGCGCTCCACGGCGTCGGCGGCGTACTCCTTCGTCCGCTTCATCGGCGGCGCCATCGCCGCGTGGGCGGCCGGGGAGCTCGGGGAGGTCTTCACCGACTGGTCGCCGTTCGTGCTCGGGGCGCTCGGCGTGCTCGTGGGGCTCCTCGTCCTGACCGCCGGCCGCCGCCACCTCGTGGTCGTGCACGGCGAACCCGCCCCGCACTCGCCCGCCGAGGCGCAGGCCGTCACCGCCGGCGACGCCTGA
- a CDS encoding thymidine kinase — protein MAELVFFSGTMDCGKSTLALQTDHNHRVQGRRGLLFTRFDRAGEATISSRIGLARPALEVGETTDLWREVSDRHAADPIDYVVCDEAQFYAPEQVEQLARLVDDLEIDVFAFGITSDFRTRLFPGSARFVELADRVQVPQVEALCWCGRRATHNARTVDGVMVVAGEQVVVGDVGQPEGTLDVGDVGTVEYEVLCRRHHTRRQTKAFRAIDLRERQLS, from the coding sequence GTGGCCGAACTCGTGTTCTTCTCCGGGACGATGGACTGCGGGAAGTCGACGCTCGCGCTGCAGACCGACCACAACCACCGCGTCCAGGGCCGCCGGGGACTGCTGTTCACCCGGTTCGACCGCGCCGGCGAGGCGACGATCTCCAGCCGCATCGGGCTGGCCCGTCCCGCGCTGGAGGTCGGTGAGACCACCGACCTGTGGCGGGAGGTGAGCGACCGGCACGCGGCCGACCCCATCGACTACGTCGTGTGCGACGAGGCGCAGTTCTACGCCCCCGAGCAGGTCGAGCAGCTCGCCCGGCTCGTCGACGACCTCGAGATCGACGTGTTCGCGTTCGGGATCACCTCGGACTTCCGCACCCGGTTGTTCCCGGGGTCGGCGCGCTTCGTCGAACTCGCCGACCGCGTCCAGGTCCCCCAGGTGGAGGCGCTGTGCTGGTGCGGGCGGCGCGCCACCCACAACGCCCGCACGGTCGACGGCGTCATGGTCGTGGCCGGGGAGCAGGTCGTCGTCGGCGACGTCGGTCAGCCCGAGGGGACCCTGGACGTCGGCGACGTGGGCACCGTGGAGTACGAGGTGCTGTGCCGGCGGCACCACACGCGCCGGCAGACGAAGGCGTTCCGCGCGATCGACCTGCGCGAGCGTCAGCTCTCGTAG
- a CDS encoding MarR family winged helix-turn-helix transcriptional regulator has translation MISPEEQADDVEDDLVEAVLAGSRAVVGISVRSLADALESLTLQQYRVLVLICARGPLRSGALAAAIGVHPSTFTRAVDRLVAAGWVTREDNPDTRREVLVAPTDKARVLVDAVLERRRAEFEAVLERLDEQDRDHVREGFTRFAAAAGDVDLTEATALGYES, from the coding sequence GTGATCTCACCCGAGGAACAGGCCGACGACGTCGAGGACGACCTCGTCGAGGCCGTGCTCGCGGGGTCCCGTGCCGTCGTCGGCATCTCCGTCCGCTCCCTCGCGGACGCCCTGGAGTCCCTCACGCTGCAGCAGTACCGCGTCCTCGTGCTCATCTGCGCGCGCGGGCCGCTGCGCAGCGGGGCGCTGGCGGCGGCGATCGGCGTGCACCCCTCGACCTTCACGCGGGCGGTCGACCGGCTGGTCGCCGCCGGGTGGGTCACGCGCGAGGACAACCCCGACACCCGGCGCGAGGTGCTCGTCGCCCCGACGGACAAGGCGCGCGTCCTCGTCGACGCCGTGCTGGAGCGCCGTCGCGCCGAGTTCGAAGCGGTGCTGGAGCGCCTCGACGAGCAGGACCGCGACCACGTCCGCGAGGGTTTCACGCGGTTCGCCGCCGCCGCCGGCGACGTCGACCTCACCGAGGCGACGGCCCTGGGCTACGAGAGCTGA
- a CDS encoding DUF2630 family protein: MDERDIHHQITELVATEHRLREALAAGELTADEEHAQLRAAEEALDQCWDLLRQRDARRAAGQDPAGAQARPVSEVEHYQQ, encoded by the coding sequence ATGGACGAGCGCGACATCCACCACCAGATCACCGAGCTGGTCGCCACCGAGCACCGCCTGCGCGAAGCGCTGGCGGCCGGTGAGCTGACCGCCGACGAGGAGCACGCCCAGCTGCGAGCCGCCGAGGAGGCCCTGGACCAGTGCTGGGACCTGCTGCGCCAGCGCGACGCGCGGCGGGCCGCGGGCCAGGACCCCGCGGGCGCCCAGGCCCGCCCGGTGAGCGAGGTCGAGCACTACCAGCAGTAA
- a CDS encoding SDR family oxidoreductase yields MTRPVVLVTGVGRRVGIGAGLATRLAHDGWDVATSHWTPYDERMPWGPQPHDPDDVHAGLRAAGARTVAVPADLSDPAVPARLFETVEAELGPVTALVLSHAESVDSSILDTTVESFDRHVAVNARASWLLVAEFSRRFRAVPGSGRIVALTSDHTVHNLPYGASKGALDRIVLAAARELQEQRITANVVNPGPVDTGWMDDDLRASCLERNPLGRMGTPADTANLVAFLLSEQGGWINGQLLFSDGGWKA; encoded by the coding sequence ATGACGCGACCGGTGGTGCTCGTGACGGGGGTCGGACGACGGGTCGGCATCGGCGCCGGCCTCGCAACCCGACTGGCCCACGACGGGTGGGACGTGGCGACGAGCCACTGGACGCCCTACGACGAGCGCATGCCGTGGGGACCGCAGCCCCACGACCCCGACGACGTGCACGCCGGGCTGCGGGCCGCGGGGGCCCGCACGGTCGCCGTCCCGGCGGACCTGAGCGACCCGGCCGTCCCCGCCCGGCTCTTCGAGACCGTCGAGGCCGAGCTCGGGCCCGTGACGGCCCTGGTCCTGAGCCACGCCGAGTCGGTGGACTCCTCGATCCTGGACACGACGGTGGAGAGCTTCGACCGGCACGTCGCGGTGAACGCCCGGGCCTCGTGGCTGCTCGTCGCGGAGTTCTCCCGCCGGTTCCGGGCCGTCCCCGGCAGCGGGCGCATCGTGGCGCTGACCAGCGACCACACGGTGCACAACCTGCCCTACGGCGCGAGCAAGGGGGCGCTGGACCGGATCGTGCTGGCCGCCGCCCGGGAACTGCAGGAGCAGCGCATCACGGCGAACGTCGTCAACCCCGGTCCGGTCGACACCGGGTGGATGGACGACGACCTGCGCGCCTCCTGCCTGGAGCGCAACCCCCTGGGGCGGATGGGCACCCCCGCCGACACCGCCAACCTCGTCGCGTTCCTGCTCTCGGAGCAGGGCGGGTGGATCAACGGCCAGCTGCTGTTCTCCGACGGGGGCTGGAAGGCCTGA
- a CDS encoding IclR family transcriptional regulator, with translation MGGVATVERTLAVLEVVAERGGASAREVSDVLGLPLPTTYRLLQVLVGLDYLVHLRTEKRFELGYKLDRLGVSLHRQVGVPANVRAEVGRLHEVAGAAAYFAVYRGADVVVAHVADSARFPRITPMNFGFHEAAHATAFGKILLAGMAAPEAAEYLDAHGTAPLTPTTITDRDELAAHLAEVSRRGVAWEREEFVPGFACAAVAVHDPAGSVVGAVAISTPDGTVDRRRATELEKALRESANRVSRWLRTG, from the coding sequence GTGGGCGGGGTCGCGACGGTGGAGAGGACGCTCGCCGTCCTGGAGGTCGTCGCCGAGCGCGGTGGCGCCAGCGCCAGGGAGGTCTCCGACGTCCTGGGCCTGCCGCTGCCGACGACCTACCGGCTGCTGCAGGTCCTCGTGGGGCTGGACTACCTCGTCCACCTGCGCACCGAGAAGCGCTTCGAACTCGGGTACAAGCTCGACCGGCTCGGGGTCAGCCTGCACCGGCAGGTGGGGGTCCCCGCGAACGTCCGGGCGGAGGTCGGGCGGTTGCACGAGGTGGCCGGGGCCGCGGCGTACTTCGCCGTGTACCGCGGCGCGGACGTCGTGGTCGCGCACGTGGCCGACTCGGCGCGGTTCCCCCGCATCACCCCCATGAACTTCGGGTTCCACGAGGCCGCGCACGCGACCGCCTTCGGCAAGATCCTGCTCGCGGGGATGGCCGCGCCGGAGGCCGCCGAGTACCTCGACGCGCACGGCACCGCGCCGCTGACCCCCACGACGATCACCGACCGGGACGAGCTGGCCGCCCACCTGGCGGAGGTGTCCCGCCGCGGGGTCGCGTGGGAGCGCGAGGAGTTCGTGCCCGGGTTCGCCTGCGCGGCCGTCGCCGTCCACGACCCGGCGGGTTCGGTGGTCGGGGCGGTGGCCATCAGCACCCCGGACGGCACCGTCGACCGCAGGCGGGCGACGGAACTGGAGAAGGCGTTGCGGGAGAGCGCGAACCGGGTCAGCCGGTGGTTGCGCACCGGCTGA
- a CDS encoding acetoin reductase, with protein MSTDTRVAVVTGAARGIGRGIAERLGRDGLHVVVADLPVMKGSIDETVQAITEAGGTATGAEVDVTSEESNELLVRAAVEAGGRLDVFVANAGIAQVEELLEYDAADFEKIFDVNVKGVFFGYRAAAKQFIAQGGGGKIVGAASIVAFRPFALLGPYSATKWAVRGLTQAAAMEWAEHGITVNAYGPGIVGTAMWDLIDEKLAAKHGQQKGEALAENAQSILLGRVSVPDDVAKMVSFLASPDSDYVTGQTMLVDGGIQFS; from the coding sequence ATGAGCACGGACACCCGCGTCGCCGTCGTCACCGGAGCGGCCCGCGGCATCGGCCGCGGCATCGCCGAACGGCTCGGGCGCGACGGTCTGCACGTCGTCGTCGCCGACCTGCCCGTCATGAAGGGGAGCATCGACGAGACCGTGCAGGCCATCACGGAGGCCGGGGGCACCGCCACTGGGGCGGAGGTCGACGTCACCAGCGAGGAGTCCAACGAACTCCTCGTCCGCGCGGCCGTCGAGGCCGGCGGCCGCCTCGACGTCTTCGTCGCCAACGCCGGCATCGCCCAGGTCGAAGAACTCCTCGAGTACGACGCGGCCGACTTCGAGAAGATCTTCGACGTGAACGTCAAGGGCGTGTTCTTCGGCTACCGCGCCGCGGCGAAGCAGTTCATCGCCCAGGGCGGCGGGGGGAAGATCGTCGGTGCCGCCTCCATCGTCGCGTTCCGCCCCTTCGCGCTGCTCGGGCCCTACTCCGCGACGAAGTGGGCCGTGCGCGGGCTCACCCAGGCCGCGGCCATGGAGTGGGCCGAGCACGGGATCACGGTCAACGCGTACGGCCCCGGGATCGTGGGGACGGCCATGTGGGACCTCATCGACGAGAAGCTGGCGGCCAAGCACGGGCAGCAGAAGGGCGAGGCGCTCGCCGAGAACGCCCAGTCGATCCTGCTCGGCCGCGTCTCGGTCCCCGACGACGTGGCGAAGATGGTGAGTTTCCTCGCCTCGCCCGACTCCGACTACGTCACCGGGCAGACGATGCTCGTCGACGGCGGGATCCAGTTCTCCTGA
- a CDS encoding ClpP family protease codes for MSSPTLIGPFDDQLSQRLLFQRIVVLGQEVDDAIANRVAAQLLLLSADDPRSDIALYVNSPGGSVTAGLAIYDTMQLIPNDVSTLVMGMAASMGQLLLCAGTAGKRFALPHARVMMHQPSGGIGGTAADIAIQAENLAYTKRTFQALTAHHTGQDVETIEFDSERDRWFTAEQARDYGLVDHVVTAVSDVRLATDRKVGL; via the coding sequence ATGTCCAGTCCCACCCTGATCGGTCCCTTCGACGACCAGTTGTCCCAGCGGTTGCTGTTCCAGCGCATCGTCGTCCTGGGCCAGGAGGTCGACGACGCGATCGCGAACCGCGTGGCGGCGCAACTCCTGCTGCTGTCGGCCGACGACCCGAGGAGCGACATCGCGCTCTACGTCAACTCCCCCGGCGGTTCGGTCACCGCGGGCCTGGCGATCTACGACACCATGCAGCTCATCCCCAACGACGTCTCGACCCTGGTCATGGGGATGGCCGCCAGCATGGGGCAGCTCCTGCTGTGCGCCGGGACGGCCGGCAAGCGCTTCGCCCTGCCGCACGCGCGGGTCATGATGCACCAGCCCTCGGGCGGGATCGGCGGCACCGCGGCCGACATCGCCATCCAGGCAGAGAACCTCGCGTACACCAAGCGGACGTTCCAGGCCCTGACCGCCCACCACACCGGGCAGGACGTCGAGACGATCGAGTTCGACTCCGAGCGCGACCGCTGGTTCACCGCCGAGCAGGCCCGCGACTACGGGCTCGTCGACCACGTCGTCACGGCGGTCTCCGACGTCCGGCTCGCCACCGACCGGAAGGTGGGGTTGTGA
- a CDS encoding ATP-dependent Clp protease proteolytic subunit, whose protein sequence is MMSYPIPYVVESTARGERTSDVFSRLLSDRIVFVHGEIDDAVANVVIAQLVHLASESPTAEINLYVNSPGGSATALMAVYDTMQFIRPDVATFCVGQAASAAAVLLAAGAPGKRSVLEHSRVLLHQPSGGAQGTAADLQIQAQEVLRIRSEIEQVLARHTGHSVEELRRDLDRDLVLPGAAAVAYGVADQVVSPAALVGRP, encoded by the coding sequence GTGATGAGCTACCCGATCCCCTACGTCGTGGAGTCCACCGCCCGCGGCGAGCGCACGTCGGACGTGTTCAGCCGGTTGCTGTCGGACCGCATCGTGTTCGTGCACGGGGAGATCGACGACGCCGTCGCCAACGTCGTCATCGCCCAGCTCGTGCACCTGGCCTCGGAGAGCCCGACGGCCGAGATCAACCTCTACGTGAACTCCCCCGGGGGTTCGGCGACGGCGCTCATGGCGGTCTACGACACGATGCAGTTCATCCGGCCGGACGTCGCGACGTTCTGCGTGGGGCAGGCCGCCTCCGCCGCGGCCGTGCTGCTGGCCGCCGGCGCCCCCGGGAAGCGGTCGGTGCTGGAGCACTCGCGGGTCCTGCTGCACCAGCCCTCCGGCGGCGCGCAGGGCACGGCCGCGGACCTGCAGATCCAGGCCCAGGAGGTGCTGCGGATCCGCTCGGAGATCGAGCAGGTCCTCGCCCGGCACACGGGGCACTCGGTGGAGGAGTTGCGGCGCGACCTCGACCGGGACCTGGTGCTGCCGGGCGCGGCGGCCGTCGCGTACGGCGTCGCGGACCAGGTCGTCTCCCCGGCCGCGCTCGTCGGGCGTCCTTGA
- a CDS encoding helix-turn-helix domain-containing protein produces MPKLTLVPRPPERPPAGPPPLLREAVGAVLRAERTAQRRTLADVAAGARVSLPYLSEVERGRKEPSSEVLAAVCGALDLTLVDLLHRTGSLVARGTDAPVVAAPRVSLSLAA; encoded by the coding sequence GTGCCGAAGCTGACCCTGGTGCCGCGTCCACCCGAGCGTCCGCCCGCGGGTCCCCCGCCGCTGCTGCGCGAGGCCGTCGGTGCCGTGCTGCGGGCCGAGCGCACCGCCCAGCGGCGGACCCTGGCCGACGTCGCGGCCGGCGCCCGGGTCTCGCTGCCGTACCTGTCCGAGGTCGAGCGCGGCCGCAAGGAACCGTCGTCGGAGGTGCTGGCCGCCGTGTGCGGCGCGCTCGACCTGACGCTGGTCGACCTGTTGCACCGCACCGGATCACTGGTCGCCCGCGGCACGGATGCCCCCGTCGTCGCGGCCCCTCGGGTGTCCCTGTCCCTCGCCGCCTGA
- a CDS encoding methyl-accepting chemotaxis protein — MFGRKKVAAGPAFTGPMPRDVEALEAVLTALDSGVTTELEAQLACVTALAGALDLTYGGVWLPGPDGRFRLAGEVGPLATGLAASRTLVVGTEDGCGGRAITTREPVQCDETTDSSTCKRWEAARTAGARSGAQVPIVENGKVVALHEYYAAQALPFFGGRAEKWRAIGRVAAHARRRALDTAALKETLDDRNAVTTVVTGLGIATTEDTALRRTLETVRDAFGWAYGSYWALDPATNTLKFTVESGSAGEEFRRVTLAASFAEGVGLSGRAWRQRDLVFVHDLAEMTDCVRAPAAQRAGVKSGVCFPIVSDGQVLGTMDFFTTERIELSESRASSLRNVQQLLSQRLDVLRRSDGDAVRSHALLDTVSRLRDAVNDAGRVADAAVGQASTMTNEVDALTGASAAVGEVIKIISGIADQTNLLALNATIEAARAGELGRGFAVVASEVKDLARETADATQRVAQQIAGIQASSSTVSGGINETAAIIRELDVVQARISEVIDEQVAMATAYERH, encoded by the coding sequence GTGTTCGGACGCAAGAAGGTCGCCGCCGGTCCGGCGTTCACCGGCCCCATGCCGCGGGACGTGGAAGCGCTCGAGGCGGTCCTGACCGCCCTGGACTCGGGGGTCACCACCGAGCTCGAGGCGCAGCTCGCCTGCGTCACGGCCCTGGCCGGAGCCCTCGACCTGACCTACGGCGGCGTCTGGCTGCCGGGCCCGGACGGGCGGTTCCGCCTCGCCGGTGAGGTCGGCCCCCTCGCCACCGGCCTCGCGGCCAGCCGCACCCTCGTCGTCGGTACCGAGGACGGCTGCGGGGGCCGGGCGATCACCACCCGCGAGCCCGTGCAGTGCGACGAGACGACCGACTCCTCGACGTGCAAGCGGTGGGAGGCGGCGCGCACCGCGGGCGCTCGCAGCGGGGCCCAGGTGCCGATCGTGGAGAACGGCAAGGTCGTCGCCCTCCACGAGTACTACGCCGCCCAGGCGCTGCCGTTCTTCGGCGGCCGGGCCGAGAAGTGGCGGGCCATCGGCCGCGTCGCCGCCCACGCCCGCCGCCGGGCCCTGGACACCGCCGCGCTGAAGGAGACGCTCGACGACCGCAACGCCGTGACGACCGTCGTGACCGGCCTCGGCATCGCCACCACCGAGGACACCGCGCTGCGCCGGACCCTCGAGACCGTCCGCGACGCCTTCGGCTGGGCCTACGGGTCGTACTGGGCGCTGGACCCCGCGACGAACACCCTGAAGTTCACGGTCGAGTCCGGCTCGGCCGGTGAGGAGTTCCGCCGCGTCACCCTCGCCGCGAGCTTCGCCGAGGGCGTCGGGCTGTCGGGGCGCGCCTGGCGCCAGCGCGACCTCGTCTTCGTCCACGACCTCGCCGAGATGACCGACTGCGTCCGCGCCCCCGCCGCCCAGCGCGCCGGGGTGAAGTCGGGCGTGTGCTTCCCGATCGTGTCCGACGGGCAGGTCCTGGGCACGATGGACTTCTTCACCACCGAACGCATCGAGCTGTCGGAGTCGCGGGCCTCCTCGCTGCGCAACGTGCAGCAGCTGCTGTCGCAGCGCCTGGACGTGCTGCGCCGCAGCGACGGTGACGCCGTGCGCTCGCACGCCCTGCTCGACACCGTGTCCCGGTTGCGCGACGCCGTCAACGACGCGGGCCGGGTCGCCGACGCCGCCGTCGGGCAGGCCTCGACCATGACGAACGAGGTCGACGCTCTGACCGGAGCCTCGGCCGCGGTCGGTGAGGTCATCAAGATCATCTCCGGCATCGCCGACCAGACGAACCTGCTGGCCCTCAACGCCACCATCGAGGCCGCGCGCGCCGGGGAGCTCGGCCGCGGGTTCGCCGTCGTCGCCAGCGAGGTCAAGGACCTCGCCCGCGAGACCGCGGACGCCACCCAGCGCGTCGCCCAGCAGATCGCGGGGATCCAGGCCTCCAGCTCCACGGTGTCGGGCGGGATCAACGAGACCGCCGCCATCATCCGCGAGCTCGACGTCGTCCAGGCCCGCATCTCCGAGGTCATCGACGAGCAGGTCGCGATGGCGACCGCCTACGAACGGCACTGA